A region from the Bacteroidota bacterium genome encodes:
- the dnaJ gene encoding molecular chaperone DnaJ, with translation MTKRDYYDILGVGKSATADEIKKAYRKLAMQFHPDRNPGNKEAEEKFKEAAEAYEVLSDQDKRAKYDRFGHQAFAPGSGGAGPHGFSDINDIFSAFGDIFGGSGFDEFFGGRGGRGRQRYTGEPGSDLKLRLALTLEEISTGVEKKLKLKRNVSCDSCNGSGASNPSDQQTCPVCQGSGEVRQVQRSVFGQFVNISACNNCNGSGKVIKNPCKVCKGDGRVQGETTIKVNIPAGVSNGNYLTLRNQGNAGKRGGPSGDLVVLIEEEPHAVFTREGNDILCDVEVSIPEAILGTEVEIPTLSGHAKVKIEPGTPSGKLLRLRGKGIPEYGSSRVGDQIIRVNIFIPKSLSQKEKDLIRQMEALDGFIPDSAKNPGKGFFSRMKSAFS, from the coding sequence GTGACCAAAAGGGATTATTACGACATCTTAGGCGTAGGCAAATCGGCCACGGCCGATGAAATAAAAAAGGCTTACCGGAAACTGGCCATGCAATTCCACCCGGACCGGAATCCGGGCAATAAGGAGGCAGAAGAAAAGTTTAAGGAAGCCGCCGAAGCCTATGAGGTTTTATCTGATCAGGATAAACGGGCCAAATATGACCGGTTCGGCCATCAGGCCTTTGCACCGGGCAGTGGCGGGGCCGGCCCGCATGGCTTCAGTGATATCAATGACATTTTTTCGGCCTTCGGAGATATTTTCGGCGGGTCCGGTTTCGATGAATTTTTTGGTGGCCGCGGTGGCCGTGGCCGCCAACGTTACACCGGCGAGCCGGGCAGTGACCTGAAACTCAGACTGGCTCTGACCCTCGAGGAAATTTCGACCGGTGTCGAGAAAAAACTGAAGCTGAAACGGAACGTATCCTGTGACTCCTGCAACGGATCCGGAGCTTCCAACCCTTCCGATCAGCAAACCTGCCCAGTCTGTCAGGGATCGGGTGAAGTTCGCCAGGTTCAACGGAGTGTTTTCGGTCAATTTGTGAACATTTCGGCCTGTAACAACTGCAATGGATCGGGTAAAGTGATCAAAAATCCCTGCAAAGTCTGTAAGGGAGATGGTCGGGTCCAGGGTGAAACCACCATCAAAGTCAACATTCCGGCAGGGGTTTCAAACGGAAATTACCTCACCCTTCGGAATCAGGGTAACGCCGGTAAACGGGGTGGCCCCAGCGGAGATCTCGTTGTCCTGATTGAAGAAGAACCCCATGCCGTGTTCACCCGCGAGGGGAACGATATCCTTTGCGATGTGGAAGTCAGCATACCGGAAGCAATTCTGGGAACAGAAGTCGAAATACCGACGCTTTCCGGTCATGCGAAAGTCAAGATTGAGCCGGGTACTCCTTCTGGAAAACTACTCCGTCTCCGGGGAAAAGGGATTCCGGAATACGGGTCTTCACGGGTTGGAGACCAGATCATCCGTGTCAATATTTTCATCCCCAAATCGCTTTCTCAGAAGGAAAAAGACCTGATCCGGCAAATGGAAGCACTTGACGGATTTATCCCCGATTCGGCAAAAAACCCGGGGAAAGGCTTTTTCAGCAGGATGAAAAGCGCCTTTTCCTGA
- a CDS encoding helix-hairpin-helix domain-containing protein, with translation MKIRDRLAGFSFWLSEKIGLSLTEFRFLAGFVLLTSIALSVYVVYRNEQMTNDTRAFEKVDSIYRVITLSADSLTGSEKPVLPLKPVLKKVNLNTATLAELMTLPGVGEKTAEAIIRYRTEAGWFQSAAELENIPGLGPKKISKILPELVPDSLLSP, from the coding sequence ATGAAAATCAGGGATCGACTGGCAGGATTCTCCTTCTGGCTTTCCGAGAAAATCGGATTGTCACTTACTGAATTCCGCTTTCTGGCCGGATTTGTACTACTGACCAGCATTGCCTTGTCTGTCTATGTCGTTTACAGAAACGAACAGATGACCAACGACACCCGTGCATTTGAAAAAGTGGATTCCATTTACCGGGTGATCACCTTGTCCGCCGATTCCCTGACCGGTTCGGAAAAGCCTGTCCTGCCACTAAAACCCGTCCTGAAAAAGGTCAATCTGAACACGGCCACACTTGCGGAACTGATGACCCTCCCCGGGGTGGGAGAGAAAACCGCTGAGGCCATCATCCGGTACCGGACCGAAGCGGGATGGTTTCAATCGGCGGCCGAACTGGAGAATATTCCCGGCCTTGGACCTAAAAAGATTTCAAAGATCCTTCCGGAACTGGTTCCAGACTCCCTCCTCTCGCCCTGA
- a CDS encoding PAS domain S-box protein, producing the protein MNHLLLLSTDPFWQHRCHDILASDDFHQIHESQLPSSTSRFPVPPDFIIVERRLLKNQISAYLSLIMGLFVETPVLVALDEHNDEELITCFRSGIFDVIYRDSSDIIIQTTVQRAVAKRREWQGVRQHIDQLKLFNTNLQKKIDDLRNEVKNTESFTESIMMALGAGLITFDMSGRITYANPSAANIFGWTVVNLVGMEINQIMPIEANLGLILDGTEFEKQYECEAIRADGKKLKIGYTLFPRKNNHNDVVEMICIFRDLFELEKIREENRRLEKIFTLGQIAAGIAHEVKNPLAGIQSIVTAITLDYPEQDPRRNQLQQIAREVERINKLLENSFAFARTKKPNMLKSDILEVIASVENLQSIEFQRRGILMTVNEISPIPRFRFDAGQIHQVMLNLIMNAADAMPSGGVIKVRVEHRVSPRHVKGFVIIEVSDSGTGIHPEDMKHIFDPFYTTKPHGTGLGLPITYKIVQDHMGKIEVDSELGKGTRFTIYLPD; encoded by the coding sequence GTGAATCACCTGCTTCTGCTCTCAACCGATCCATTCTGGCAACACCGTTGTCATGATATTCTGGCGTCTGATGATTTTCATCAGATCCATGAATCACAGCTTCCCTCTTCCACTTCGCGTTTCCCCGTACCACCCGACTTCATCATCGTCGAACGTCGACTTTTAAAGAATCAGATCAGTGCATACCTGAGTCTGATTATGGGACTTTTTGTGGAAACACCCGTCCTTGTCGCCCTTGATGAGCACAATGATGAAGAACTGATTACCTGTTTCAGGTCCGGAATTTTCGATGTGATCTACCGGGATTCCTCCGACATCATCATTCAGACCACTGTTCAGCGTGCAGTGGCGAAGCGGCGGGAATGGCAGGGCGTGCGCCAGCATATCGATCAGTTGAAACTGTTCAATACCAACCTTCAGAAGAAGATAGATGACCTCAGAAATGAGGTAAAGAATACCGAGAGCTTTACAGAATCCATTATGATGGCCCTCGGGGCTGGTCTTATCACCTTCGACATGTCGGGACGGATCACCTATGCCAACCCGTCTGCTGCGAATATTTTCGGGTGGACGGTGGTGAACCTGGTCGGCATGGAAATCAACCAGATTATGCCGATTGAAGCCAATCTCGGTCTGATTCTGGATGGAACCGAATTTGAAAAGCAGTATGAATGTGAGGCAATCCGGGCCGATGGAAAAAAACTGAAAATCGGGTACACCCTGTTCCCCAGGAAGAATAATCACAACGATGTGGTTGAAATGATCTGTATTTTCAGGGACCTGTTCGAACTGGAGAAGATCAGGGAAGAAAATCGCCGGCTCGAGAAAATCTTCACACTCGGGCAGATTGCCGCTGGTATTGCCCATGAGGTAAAAAATCCGCTGGCCGGCATTCAGAGCATTGTCACTGCCATTACACTGGATTATCCAGAACAGGATCCGCGACGAAACCAATTGCAACAGATTGCCCGGGAAGTAGAACGAATCAACAAACTGCTCGAAAACTCCTTTGCCTTTGCCCGGACCAAGAAACCCAACATGCTCAAGTCGGATATTCTTGAGGTCATTGCATCTGTTGAAAACCTGCAATCCATTGAGTTTCAGCGACGGGGTATTCTGATGACGGTCAACGAGATCAGTCCGATTCCCCGTTTCAGGTTCGATGCCGGTCAGATTCATCAGGTCATGTTAAATCTGATTATGAACGCGGCCGATGCCATGCCCTCCGGTGGCGTGATCAAAGTCCGGGTGGAACACCGGGTGTCACCCCGGCATGTGAAGGGATTTGTAATCATCGAGGTCAGTGACAGCGGAACCGGAATCCATCCCGAAGACATGAAGCACATCTTTGATCCGTTTTACACCACCAAACCACATGGTACCGGACTCGGACTTCCCATCACCTACAAGATTGTTCAGGACCACATGGGTAAGATTGAAGTAGACTCCGAGCTGGGAAAAGGTACCCGGTTTACGATTTATCTGCCTGATTAA